A stretch of DNA from Pirellulales bacterium:
CGATGCGTTCGATCTTCTCCTTGGGCAGCTCGGCGAGCTGGTAGAAGTGCTGTGGCAGTCCCTCGCACTGGTCAGCGTTAAAGCAGACATACTGCTTGAGGAACGGCACCTCCTGCTCGATCTCCACGCCGGCGTCGTCCTTGTCCTTCTTCTTGAAAGTCGAGGCGTAAACAACCTGGCTGCCGTGTTCTCCTTTCTTCACGTGCCCGCCGAGTTCCTGTGCCTGCTTGAAAGTGAGCCAAAACGGCGAGAGGTAGCCGGATAGCTCGGCTTGCATCCACAACACAATGACGTTGATTCCTGAATAGGGTTGGGCGTTGTGACGAAGTGGACGCGAGATTCGCCCGGCAGCGTGCGTTGCATTCCAAGGCTTGAGCCAGGGCCTTGTGCCCGCCTCAAGTTGCTCAACGATGCGGTTGGTGACGCTGGTATAGATGTCAGGGCGTGCGGTCTTGTCGGTGGCGGTAGCCATGCTGAAATTCCTCCGTCTGAGAATGAAAAAAGTCCGGTGCCAAAAAAGCACATGCTTTTGGGCAACCGGGACGAAGGACCAAAAGCACGGGGGGAAGGCAGTCAAGGACGACCGGAGCGGAGGGCACCGATCTGCAACGCAGCGAAGCGGAGAGAAGATTGGGAGGAGCCGCGAGAGGTCGCGTGGCCCCGATCCTTGACGGCCTGGGGGTGTCCCCCTAAATCCGGTTCATGCGAGAAGCACTTCCTCTGTCACCGCAAGGTGTCCATCAGAGGCCGAAGACCGACGCACCATGCGGGCGGAAGGGGCCAAGCGTCGGCCGACCGTAGCGAAAGCGCAGCCCGAGAGCACGCGGTCGCCGAAGGCGAGGTGTTGATTGCCGAGTGCATCTTTGCCGACGATTCTGATAAAATGTCGGTCAACTGTCCCGGCAGTCGCGATCCTCGATCCTCAGGTAGAATTGCTAAGAGTGGATGAAAGAGCATCGCACTAACGCCCGTCGGTCCACGCGTGGCCAACATGAAAAGGGTCAAGCGCGCCGAGAAGCAGATCAACGTCGCAAGAGAGAGCGAGAAGAGCGCGGTCGTCGCCGCATTTAAGCGAGAAGAAGATATGGCAAAGGACGAACTGAATCGGAAAGTGGAACTCCTAATGGACCAGGGGAAGTGGAAGGCCGCGCGCACGCTTCTCGAAGATGCCCGGACAGTGAGCCCTGAGAGCCATTGGATTTTGACGCAATTGGCCGTGACCTTCTACGAGGAACACAATTATGCCGACGCACTGAAGTTGCTTCTAGCGTCGCTTGAATTTAAGGATGACTGCCCGCTTACACTCTGGAACCTGGCCGGGACGCTCGATGCCCTCGGTCAGTACGATGAAGCGCAGCGATTGTTTGTCTGGATTCTAAAATCCAAAAAACAAGCGGCAGATGATCCTTGTTGGGAGAGTGCCAAGTGGACGGCAACACTTAAAGCGGACGCGTTGTTTCGCCTAGGCGACACAGCAATGCATCAGGGAGACAAAAAAGGGGCGGCGAGGTTTTATCAGAACTATTTGAAACTGCTGCAGGCCGGTATTGAGGGTACGTACTCGGTTGCTGAGGTACCCGAAGAGGTTCGCGCGAAGCAGAGTGTAGTGAAGCCGCTGCCGACTAGGAAGACGGCAAGGAAGAAGGCCGCGACTGGCTCACTGGTGGCGCGCGTGTCGAGAGATACAAAAGGATCCTCTTTTCGGGTAATTCGAATTGGCTCCTTTCTTAAAAAGCACCTCAACGCATGGCAACAGCTTGTTGGCCAGTCACGACGACGGGCGGCGTCCGCTCGTAGAAAGCGTGTGGCCGGCTCAAAAGAATAATCGACGACAGTATGTCACCCGCCGATCTGCGGTGGGTCATCATCCGATCGTCGCTTATCGAGGCGGCCCGTATGGCCCAGGTGTGGTGGGTTCCTGCGCACAAGATCAGATCTCAGATCAAAAGGCCGTCGTCGTCGAGCGTGGAGGTGAGCTGTGTCCGGCGTACCCGCGTCTCTATCACTTCAACAGATCGCACAGATTGCAGCAATGACTCGGCCTCACCGGCGTCGATCTTGCAATAGCCTTGCGGGCAGTCACGCTCAAATAGATTGATGATGGCCTCGTAAATATGCGGCCGACGCTGCGCGGCCTCAATCGCGTTCGCCTGCATCCATTCGAACAGCCGCAAGACGAACTCTTCCGTAATGAAAATAATTCGAGTCGATGCCGCCTTGCCCTTCAGGCCTTCCTGGCCGCGAAGGAACTTGACCGCCTTGGCCATCTTCGCGTCGTCGAGGTTATTGGAGATGATGAGGTGGGCTTTGTAGGAGCCGTTTCTTCCGCTGACAGCCTGCTTGCTTCGAGCAAATCTGGTTATGTACTGAAGCATCTGGCGTCGTTCTTGCGCGCCGAAATCGTAGCCGGACACCGCGTTGGAATACTTGGCGTCGTACGTGAAATGCCATCCTTTCGCATCCTCGATTCTTTCGATATTGCGATAGTCCGGGATTGTAGCGAACCCGTCCGGTTCCTCCTTTCCGATACGCCCAAGGCGGAAAGAATATGGAAAGACGACTCGAAGCAAATTGAAGATTTCTGTTTCGTAGCGGGCGCCGTCCAAGCCGTCGCGATGCTCGGTTAGGATGGCGTAGGAATGACGCGCAGCTTTTTCAATTCGCTCCTTGTGGGTCAACAATAGGCTCTGAGCCATGTCACGGATTCGCCGGTCGCATTCGGCCTGTTCATCTGCGTTATCCTGCGCTGCGATCAGGTACGCCAGCGAGATGTGCCCCACATTGTCGAAGTCGACATAGACCCGCTTGTCGGTATGCGTCTGAACTATGACGATTGGCCGAGATGCGCGTTCGAATACATGCCTCGCTTGAGCGGTTGGCCGATCGGCAAATAGCACGCTGATCGACTCTTCTTCGCCGTCGCCCTCCCGGATGGAGAGAGCGTGATACCGAGTCGACTCTATTTGGCTCGGCTCTTTGTTTAGGACTCGCCCCGTGGCGCGTCCTGTGACAGTCTTGACGAGGTCGAGTATTTCCTGCTCAACCCTTTGGATTCCGGTGACGGTCCAATCGTCTAGTGTGTGATCGCACGTCTTGCAGGTTTCCCTTTCCTCGTCGGCAACAGGCTTGCCTCGCTCGCGGCAAAGATTGTTTTGACAACCCCTTACGGCATGCTCGATGCGACCGAGGTATCCCTTATCGCACAGCAGGTCGAATACCTGTTGATGATAGCCCTCGATATCCTCGATGCTGGCGACGCTCAACAAGTAAGCGATCAGGCTTACGTTTCCGAGCGGAACGATGGACGGATCAATTTGCCGATTGATCGGCAGGCCGAACGTTTTATGGAAGGCGGTTTCAAATTGCCGGACGTCGTCGGTAGCCCAGCCCGCATTGTCGAACACCAAACGGACGGCACCGCCCTTATCCGCCAGGGCACGTACGACTGCGGTCTTACCGTTGAAGGACAATGAAAGCGATTCGACATCTACTGGACCGCGAATGTCGAGAAGCGAGTAATCCAGAGAGTTCAGCAGCGCAAGGTCCTCGCGTATGGAACGCTGCATAAACCCTGCTTCGAGCGCGATGCTTCCGCGTCCAGGTAGTGCCGTACGAGAAAGTTTGGCGGCAACAATCTCAATACCGTGTTCCCGCGTGTAGCCACCCAGAATAGATTCTCGGACTTTGGCGGGGTCGTATTCCGTAAAGACTTGCTGGTGCAGTAATTCGAGATCGATGGACAAGTCCGCAGAGAAGAACTGCTCCAGGGCGACCGCGAGTTGCTTGTTGCCGCAGCGGAATTGCAAACGCTGCTCGGCGGGGTCGTGGCCGAAGACAATCAGACCGCAGTCGTTCACCACTTGATATTGTGAATCGTAGTCTCGTCGGACTTTTGAGCCATACTCACGAAGCAGCATCCAAACGGTCAGTCCGCTGGGCAAGGTATGATGGACCAAAGACGTGATGCCTCGGCGAGTAACTAGCTCAAGGCGGCGAATCAGCTGAGAGAGATTGCGAGTGACGAGCTTCGCAATCCCCTTCGCGTCAGACGCTGCAAGGGAGTACTCGAATGAAGTCGATCGCTTATGCCATGCTTCATAAACATAGACATCCAACAGCGCTTGCGGCCGCTTGCGATAGACCAAGAACAGCTTAGTGAGCGGCTTAAGAGTTTCGCGCGATGATCTCGAAAGCTGTTCGATGCTGGCGGCATGACCGCGGCGTTGTCGCTCGCTGAACACTTCCTGGTATGCCTGCTCAACCCATTCAGTCTTGCGTTTAAGGAATTCGCGAAGGTGTAGGACTGTTGGGATATCGGCCGCTGCGATCAGTGTCTGTGCCAGACGCAACTCGTCGGCGGCAGCGTCGTACGGCAGCAGACTCGATTCGCAAAGCGTACGTAGATTGCCCCGTCCTAATGAGGTCAGGGCGTTTTGAGCTGCCGCGAGACCTTCGTGGCTTCGATTGAACTGATCGGCCGCAGGAGGGTGAATTCCGATCTTCTGCCAGAATGAATCAGGCTCGGTGTCGATGAAAGCCGGCTTGCTTCTTCGCTTTGCGGCAGGCGCTCTGGACATGGCGACTTCCTTGCGCGGTGAGTGAAGGTGGGCGGCGCTTCCCCTGAGTATACGCATGTCACGTGCCAGCCGTGTTTTCGGCCAAATCTGGCAATTTTGGGGACTTTTGCTGCCGGTTTCCGGGTGCCGGCTGCCAAAATGACACCTTCACCCTTGATTGCCCCGCTCTATACCTGTTTTTCGTGCCCATGGCCGTTGAGTACGGATGCAGCGATTTTTCTGGCAAGCGTCTTAAGTAAATGAAAATGAGCGAGTTACTGCTTGACTCATGCCCCAATCATATCAGAAAAGTATTGCTTTTCGTTACTTTTGACGTATAGATGGGGCATGAGGAACCTTTCTGAGTATCTAGAAAAGCAGCTCGTTCGAGGTCGCCCCTATTTCTCCAAAGAGGAGGCTCTCGGCGAACTTCATCTGACGCCAGATGCCTTCAAAATGGCTGCGGCACGGCTCCGGCATAAAGGCAGGCTGGTCTGCCCGAAGCGTGGGTTTTACCTGATCCTTCGCCCGGAGGATCAATACCTAGGCGCCCCCGATCCGTCGCGGTGGATAGAGCCGCTGATGAAGTATCTGGAGCTGGACTATCGAGTCTCGCTCCTTCGGGCTGCGGCCTTTCATGGATCGGCGCACCAAGCGGCGATGGTGTTTCAGGTCATTGTTCCCAAGCAACTGCCTCAAATCCGTATTGGCCGGCAGCGGGTGCAGTTCCTCTTTCAGGAACCGGAGGCCTTCAAGAATGTGAACCGCCCGGACTGGCTAGGTCAGTTAAAGACCGATGCCGGTTTCGCAAAGATCGCAGGCATCGAGCTGACCTTGCTGGATGTCTGCCGCTACTTCCATAAGGCTGCGGGCATAAACGGTGCGGCGCAGGTGGTACACGACCTCGGAAGAAGTGCCAATCCGAAGATTCTTCAGGAGGCGGCGTGCGCCTTTGAAAATGCAGCGGTACGGCGCCTTGGCTACCTGCTGGAGCGGTTTGGCCATCTCCGACAAGCAAAGTCGCTAGTTCGATTTGCGGAGCAAGCCAAGTCTCTGAAGCCGCTCGATCCGGCTGTGAAGCCTATTGCAGCCGCACTGCCAATACGCAAAGAGAAGGACGTGAAGTGGATGCTGGTCATCAACACTCAGGTGGAGATTGATACATGATCCCGATGGCCTTCCTGCAAGAATGGAGCGCCCATGCGCCGTGGCCGGACCTAGCGCAAGTGGAGCAGGACCTTATCATCTGCCGTGCGCTCTGTGACTTGTTCGGCAGTGAGCGGCTCGCTGGAAAAATAGCATTCCGAGGCGGGACTGCAATCCACAAGCTCCTGTTCAAGCAGCCGCTTCGATACTCGGAAGACATCGACCTCGTGCAGACCACAGCTGAGCCAATCGGCGAGACTGCCAAGGCAATTCATGAGGCTTTGTCCTGGATAGGGAAATACAACTATAGGCAGGCGCCTCATTCCAACCACATGACCTTCAAATTCACTCCCGAAGTAGACGGCGGGATGGAACTGAAGCTGATGGTTGAGATCAATACGCGGGAACATGAGAACCTGTATCCACTGAAGTCTTACCCGTTTGAGCTCAACAGCGGCTGGCACCAGGCCAAGGTTGACATCATATCCTTCGAACCCGAGGAATTATTCGGGACGAAGCTGCGGGCATTGCTGCAAAGGCACAAGAATCGAGACCTTTTCGACCTCAACGAAGGCCTTTTACAGCTTGGGCTTGATCCAACGAAAATCATCGAATCGTTCGATCACTACCTTGCGCTCGAAGGCCGGCCGATTTCTCGGGCAAACGCCGAACAGCGAATGCTGGAGAAGCTAAACCACAGCCTGACAGAGGACATTGCACCACTGCTGCCGACAAATGTTCGATTCAGTGAGGATGATGCGATTGCTGCATTCGGTCGCGTCTGGGGCGATTTGATTCGACGTATCGGTGGCGATCCGTGGAAGCTTTCTAAAGAGGCGATCGAAGAGTTCCGGCTTAAGAAGTATCCAAATCTGCTGAAGGACGTGGAATAAAACAGACAAAGTGGCGTGAGCGACAGGAACTGTCTTCGGCTATTCCGCCGGGAGATCAGCGACGGGAACAAGGTAATCAAGAATCG
This window harbors:
- a CDS encoding nucleotidyl transferase AbiEii/AbiGii toxin family protein — its product is MIPMAFLQEWSAHAPWPDLAQVEQDLIICRALCDLFGSERLAGKIAFRGGTAIHKLLFKQPLRYSEDIDLVQTTAEPIGETAKAIHEALSWIGKYNYRQAPHSNHMTFKFTPEVDGGMELKLMVEINTREHENLYPLKSYPFELNSGWHQAKVDIISFEPEELFGTKLRALLQRHKNRDLFDLNEGLLQLGLDPTKIIESFDHYLALEGRPISRANAEQRMLEKLNHSLTEDIAPLLPTNVRFSEDDAIAAFGRVWGDLIRRIGGDPWKLSKEAIEEFRLKKYPNLLKDVE
- a CDS encoding zincin-like metallopeptidase domain-containing protein — protein: MATATDKTARPDIYTSVTNRIVEQLEAGTRPWLKPWNATHAAGRISRPLRHNAQPYSGINVIVLWMQAELSGYLSPFWLTFKQAQELGGHVKKGEHGSQVVYASTFKKKDKDDAGVEIEQEVPFLKQYVCFNADQCEGLPQHFYQLAELPKEKIERIEAVEQFVAATNAEVRYGGNQAYYSVRDDRIQLPPFETFRDAESHAATVIHELTHWTRHPSRLNRDDFGRKRRGDEGYAMEELVAELGSAFLCADLCLTPEVRADHASYIEHWLKVLKDDKRAIFTAASHASKAADYLHGLQPHSIA
- a CDS encoding type IV toxin-antitoxin system AbiEi family antitoxin — encoded protein: MRNLSEYLEKQLVRGRPYFSKEEALGELHLTPDAFKMAAARLRHKGRLVCPKRGFYLILRPEDQYLGAPDPSRWIEPLMKYLELDYRVSLLRAAAFHGSAHQAAMVFQVIVPKQLPQIRIGRQRVQFLFQEPEAFKNVNRPDWLGQLKTDAGFAKIAGIELTLLDVCRYFHKAAGINGAAQVVHDLGRSANPKILQEAACAFENAAVRRLGYLLERFGHLRQAKSLVRFAEQAKSLKPLDPAVKPIAAALPIRKEKDVKWMLVINTQVEIDT
- a CDS encoding tetratricopeptide repeat protein; translation: MKRVKRAEKQINVARESEKSAVVAAFKREEDMAKDELNRKVELLMDQGKWKAARTLLEDARTVSPESHWILTQLAVTFYEEHNYADALKLLLASLEFKDDCPLTLWNLAGTLDALGQYDEAQRLFVWILKSKKQAADDPCWESAKWTATLKADALFRLGDTAMHQGDKKGAARFYQNYLKLLQAGIEGTYSVAEVPEEVRAKQSVVKPLPTRKTARKKAATGSLVARVSRDTKGSSFRVIRIGSFLKKHLNAWQQLVGQSRRRAASARRKRVAGSKE